From a single Haloarcula sp. DT43 genomic region:
- the tafA gene encoding fimbrial protein TafA: MKLNRRSVLGLIGTVGIGSGAAFGSGAFSTVSATREVEVNVVGAEGNGAEIATQFTDVLVDTSADEVAVRDGDSLVTDTSGLFPSSSDSLTPDSGSAVGTEYVSLIANDVSIVFGYEDDDADERLMPNSTYGYDEGFFKLVNNDDGNATAFNVDLSTGSGLLSDIGGSTDSYSEDVAAGTVSDLSATLETGDSAQETEDLTITITEA, encoded by the coding sequence ATGAAACTGAACCGCAGAAGCGTACTCGGTCTCATCGGGACGGTCGGCATCGGTTCCGGGGCGGCGTTTGGCTCCGGTGCGTTCAGCACCGTCAGTGCAACGCGCGAAGTCGAAGTCAACGTCGTCGGCGCCGAGGGGAACGGCGCCGAGATAGCGACCCAGTTCACCGACGTGCTCGTCGACACGTCCGCCGACGAGGTTGCAGTTCGGGACGGAGACTCCCTCGTCACCGATACCTCGGGGTTGTTCCCGTCGAGTTCCGACTCTCTCACGCCGGACAGCGGCTCGGCTGTCGGGACCGAGTACGTGAGCCTCATCGCGAACGACGTGTCTATCGTCTTCGGCTACGAGGACGACGATGCCGACGAACGACTGATGCCCAACAGCACGTACGGATACGACGAGGGATTCTTCAAACTGGTCAACAACGACGACGGCAACGCGACAGCGTTCAACGTCGACCTGAGTACCGGGAGCGGCCTTCTCTCCGACATCGGCGGGAGCACTGACTCCTATAGCGAGGACGTCGCCGCCGGCACGGTTTCTGACCTCTCCGCGACCCTCGAAACCGGTGACAGCGCACAGGAAACCGAAGACCTCACCATCACCATCACCGAGGCGTAA
- the tafB gene encoding protein TafB, with the protein MGQVGVSRTEEQPLSRDDVYDILSNQRRRYALHAIKQEDECAELADLAEQVAAWENGKCVQEITSTERHRVYTSMQQTHLPTLERAGVITHDNGTITLTDTADSLDVYLDVVPGDSIPWAEYYLGLAAVSLALVVAVWVGVFPPSVPSLVWPTVITLLFLVSAAYHVMETRRLRLGADDRPPELSE; encoded by the coding sequence ATGGGACAGGTGGGGGTTAGCCGAACAGAGGAGCAACCGCTATCGCGTGACGACGTGTACGACATACTCAGCAACCAACGGCGTCGGTACGCTCTCCACGCGATAAAACAGGAGGACGAGTGCGCCGAACTCGCCGACCTCGCCGAGCAGGTCGCTGCGTGGGAAAACGGCAAGTGCGTGCAGGAAATCACGTCCACGGAGCGCCACCGCGTGTACACGTCGATGCAGCAGACGCATCTCCCGACGCTCGAACGCGCGGGGGTCATCACGCACGACAACGGCACGATTACGCTGACGGACACCGCCGACAGCCTTGACGTGTATCTCGACGTCGTTCCCGGGGACTCGATTCCGTGGGCCGAGTACTACCTCGGGCTCGCCGCCGTCTCCCTGGCGCTGGTCGTCGCCGTCTGGGTCGGCGTCTTCCCGCCGTCGGTTCCGTCGCTCGTGTGGCCGACGGTGATTACGCTGCTGTTTCTCGTCTCTGCGGCGTACCACGTCATGGAGACCCGACGGCTCCGGCTCGGTGCGGACGACAGGCCACCGGAGTTGTCGGAATGA
- the tafC gene encoding TafC family fimbrial protein has protein sequence MSRKWTRRSALAFVASGAGLLAAETAGVTTIDAKRSSTLDTADDAGDALLGISADPVVGVDGQRVTLATLTNNFDESLTRVRVDPPFDAPLENLQAPNRLRPGESGAIEATLACDSPVDTTVDLAITATGPSHRIEVRQPVDVECRDPRVSWWHFEDAGDIFVPDSWPAANNGYHTFTKRKSRPDRGDVFEFRRDDVVWVPHDPTLDLTGAFSLSVWVAPKKQKGLTRLFSKWNSRGDDSYQFGFGGGWNGSDDRELLVETTNEYRLTGVTVSKNRWSHVVWTHGPQEDAVYVDGAREGQTFSLPDAAASTQPLRIGGGVDSRGDLSYGFVGGLDEPKVYDAALTAEQVATLYESSRGGSGGDITG, from the coding sequence ATGAGCCGGAAGTGGACCCGACGTAGCGCGCTCGCGTTCGTCGCCAGCGGTGCGGGGCTGCTCGCCGCCGAAACCGCCGGCGTCACCACCATCGACGCGAAACGGTCCAGCACCCTCGACACCGCCGACGACGCTGGCGACGCGTTGCTCGGCATCAGTGCCGACCCCGTCGTCGGGGTCGACGGCCAGCGGGTGACGCTGGCGACGCTCACGAACAACTTCGACGAGTCGCTCACGAGGGTTCGCGTCGACCCCCCGTTCGATGCACCGCTTGAGAACCTCCAGGCACCGAACCGGCTCCGACCCGGGGAGAGCGGCGCTATCGAGGCGACGCTCGCCTGTGACTCGCCGGTAGACACGACTGTCGACCTCGCTATCACCGCAACCGGACCCAGCCACCGCATCGAAGTGCGACAGCCGGTCGACGTTGAGTGCCGTGACCCTCGAGTGTCGTGGTGGCACTTCGAGGACGCGGGCGACATCTTCGTCCCGGACTCGTGGCCGGCCGCGAACAATGGCTATCACACCTTCACGAAACGGAAATCTCGTCCGGACCGGGGCGACGTGTTCGAGTTCCGCCGTGACGATGTCGTATGGGTCCCCCACGACCCGACACTCGACCTCACCGGGGCGTTTTCGCTTTCCGTCTGGGTAGCGCCGAAAAAACAGAAAGGGCTCACACGACTGTTCAGCAAGTGGAACTCCCGCGGTGACGACAGCTACCAGTTCGGCTTCGGCGGCGGCTGGAACGGCTCTGACGACAGGGAACTCCTCGTCGAAACCACGAACGAGTATAGACTCACCGGCGTCACAGTCTCGAAGAACCGGTGGTCACACGTCGTCTGGACACACGGACCGCAAGAGGATGCGGTGTACGTGGATGGTGCCAGAGAGGGGCAGACGTTTTCGCTCCCAGACGCGGCGGCCTCGACGCAACCGCTCCGAATCGGTGGGGGCGTCGATTCCAGAGGGGATCTCTCGTACGGGTTCGTCGGCGGTCTGGACGAACCCAAAGTCTACGACGCCGCTTTGACCGCCGAACAGGTCGCGACCCTCTACGAATCGAGCAGGGGCGGTAGCGGCGGCGACATCACCGGCTGA
- a CDS encoding signal peptidase I: MLRQSVEDALTLLAVLVVLALVIGQLLGQPVLLGYVTSGSMSPTLNTGDAFVAVPAPLAGDIEPGDVIVFEAIELQGGGLTTHRVVAETEAGYITKGDNNPFRDQSGGEPVVTDDRVVATALQVDGQVVRLPGLGAAISSARTAAGSGVALLDGAGDSDLTSGQGLSGLFISIGLGLFLLVFVDSVRDGGERTRERTRSRDGDAVDGRTVILTLAVLILVPANAAMLAPSGTHSVTIDSTNEDVQPGEPVESAFTAENGGLVTMLVVLESPHPDAAMDRNHLVVQRGESATATLSVTAPPPGEQTVVSVEEHRYFLLAPPGVIGGLHRIHPLVAIGAFNFLVLGSLAAAVGATFGFGETRRRSRERAVPLRRRVRRLLGRE; this comes from the coding sequence ATGCTGCGGCAGTCCGTCGAGGACGCACTCACCCTGCTTGCCGTACTCGTCGTTCTCGCCCTCGTTATCGGACAGCTCCTCGGGCAGCCGGTGCTACTGGGGTACGTAACCTCGGGGAGCATGTCGCCGACGCTGAACACGGGCGATGCGTTCGTCGCCGTGCCCGCGCCGCTGGCCGGTGACATCGAGCCGGGGGACGTCATCGTGTTCGAAGCGATCGAGTTGCAGGGCGGCGGGCTGACCACGCACCGGGTCGTCGCGGAGACCGAGGCGGGCTACATCACGAAGGGGGACAACAACCCCTTCAGGGACCAGAGCGGCGGCGAGCCGGTCGTCACGGACGACCGCGTCGTGGCGACGGCACTCCAGGTCGACGGACAGGTCGTCCGGCTCCCCGGCCTCGGGGCCGCCATCAGCTCCGCCCGGACGGCGGCCGGGAGCGGGGTGGCACTGCTCGACGGGGCGGGCGACAGCGACCTGACGAGCGGCCAGGGGCTGAGCGGTCTGTTCATCTCAATCGGGCTCGGGCTGTTCCTGCTCGTCTTCGTCGACAGCGTCCGGGACGGCGGGGAGCGGACCAGGGAGCGAACGCGTTCCCGCGACGGGGACGCCGTCGACGGCCGGACGGTCATCCTCACACTGGCGGTGCTGATTCTCGTGCCGGCCAACGCCGCGATGCTCGCGCCGAGCGGCACGCACAGCGTCACCATCGACAGCACGAACGAAGACGTCCAGCCAGGCGAGCCCGTCGAAAGCGCGTTCACCGCCGAGAACGGCGGCCTGGTGACGATGCTCGTCGTCCTCGAATCCCCGCACCCGGACGCGGCGATGGACCGCAACCACCTCGTCGTCCAGCGCGGCGAGTCAGCGACGGCGACGCTGTCGGTGACCGCCCCGCCGCCCGGCGAGCAGACCGTCGTGTCCGTCGAGGAACACCGATACTTCCTGCTGGCACCGCCGGGCGTCATCGGCGGACTGCACCGGATTCACCCACTGGTGGCTATCGGAGCGTTCAATTTCCTGGTTCTCGGCAGCCTTGCAGCGGCAGTCGGGGCGACCTTCGGGTTCGGCGAGACGCGCCGCCGGAGTCGTGAGCGGGCGGTTCCGCTGAGACGGCGGGTGCGCCGGCTGCTCGGGCGCGAGTGA
- a CDS encoding DUF7119 family protein, giving the protein MPEGPDNYVPSTDRESPVGKPVIRGDPALTGQRPEEAIEFDPDDPESLELAARTVEQFSENTAGADDNVFILRGAAACAALVRGEGSYKAAAERAGGEASVSFIRKWSRVHDLPRSVRIHVAKGEIAPTAAKHIARVSGESRLLLAWAALDHDLTVRQIRSVASSVNDGASVDAALARNGYALGELRTQLDRDAYCRLRRQAALDGASPGEVISEAVESYFDDGP; this is encoded by the coding sequence ATGCCTGAGGGGCCCGACAACTACGTTCCATCGACCGACCGCGAGTCGCCGGTCGGTAAACCGGTCATCCGCGGGGACCCGGCGCTTACCGGACAGCGACCCGAGGAGGCCATCGAGTTCGACCCCGACGACCCCGAGAGCCTCGAACTCGCCGCCAGAACAGTCGAGCAATTCTCCGAGAACACCGCCGGTGCCGACGACAACGTGTTCATCCTGCGCGGCGCGGCCGCGTGTGCGGCCCTGGTTCGCGGGGAGGGGTCCTACAAGGCCGCCGCCGAACGGGCCGGCGGCGAAGCCTCGGTCTCGTTTATCCGCAAGTGGTCCCGCGTCCACGACCTCCCCCGGTCCGTCCGGATTCACGTCGCCAAGGGGGAGATTGCACCGACTGCGGCCAAACACATCGCCAGAGTCTCCGGCGAGTCCCGCCTCCTGCTCGCGTGGGCCGCCCTCGACCACGACCTCACCGTCCGGCAGATACGGTCGGTAGCGAGCAGCGTCAACGACGGCGCGTCGGTGGACGCGGCGCTGGCCAGGAACGGCTACGCGCTGGGCGAACTGCGGACGCAACTCGACCGCGACGCCTACTGCCGCCTCCGCCGGCAGGCCGCACTCGACGGGGCGTCCCCCGGAGAGGTCATCAGCGAGGCCGTCGAGTCGTACTTCGACGACGGACCGTAA
- a CDS encoding nitrite/sulfite reductase, protein MPSKVEKWKDEVYGNEIREHLMEFAEEGWDAIPEDEHDAWFERFKWWGLYHQRSGQESYFMMRIGTPNGVIKPGQLEVIGEIAKEYATGPADNPEFGDAYCDWTTRQSIQLHWIKLEDIPEIFEKLEAVGLGTQQACGDSWRNIVGCPVAGKDKHEHVDAWPVAEDLHETFKGNDDYSNLPRKWKVAIAGCDEGCGQGDINDLAFEPAEKDGELGFNVRIGGGLSRKEPRLARELDVWVPPEQAADVAHGMSALFRDHGDREDRFNARIKFLMDEWGPEKMRSVLQEEYVDFELPTAGEDMRDQYSYNTGSQDGHNDHVGIHEQKDGNYYVGLNVLVGRMGADDVLELAELADEYGSGEVRLTQRQNIIITDVPEENLDEFTSEPLLEHYSPDPSPFMRGSIACTGTEYCSLSIVETKNRQVRYARWLKDNVELPEDHKDFHIHLSGCTASCAQPQIADVSLRGMKTRKDGEPVEALDIGLGGGLGDDPRFADWVEMRVPADEVPGAIKNLVNNFKDAREGGETFRDFVADRDEETLAEMVEPEETDYDDPYMHNTKMTWYPYAEDDDMQASPAPTDGSGEPLPSDD, encoded by the coding sequence ATGCCCAGTAAAGTCGAGAAATGGAAAGACGAGGTTTACGGCAACGAGATACGGGAGCATCTGATGGAGTTCGCGGAGGAAGGCTGGGACGCCATCCCGGAGGACGAACACGACGCCTGGTTCGAGCGCTTCAAGTGGTGGGGCCTGTACCACCAGCGCTCCGGGCAGGAGTCGTATTTCATGATGCGTATCGGGACACCCAACGGCGTCATCAAGCCGGGCCAGCTCGAAGTCATCGGCGAAATCGCAAAGGAGTACGCGACCGGCCCCGCCGACAACCCCGAGTTCGGCGACGCCTACTGTGACTGGACGACCCGCCAGTCCATCCAGCTCCACTGGATAAAACTGGAGGACATCCCGGAAATCTTCGAGAAACTCGAAGCCGTCGGCCTCGGCACCCAGCAGGCCTGCGGTGACTCCTGGCGCAACATCGTCGGCTGCCCGGTCGCCGGCAAGGACAAGCACGAGCACGTCGACGCCTGGCCCGTCGCCGAGGACCTCCACGAGACGTTCAAGGGCAACGACGACTATTCCAACCTCCCGCGCAAGTGGAAGGTCGCCATCGCCGGCTGTGACGAGGGCTGTGGCCAGGGCGACATCAACGACCTCGCCTTCGAGCCCGCCGAAAAGGACGGCGAACTCGGCTTCAACGTCCGCATCGGCGGCGGCCTCTCCCGCAAGGAGCCCCGTCTCGCCCGCGAACTCGATGTATGGGTGCCGCCGGAGCAGGCCGCAGACGTGGCCCACGGTATGTCCGCGCTCTTCCGCGACCACGGCGACCGCGAGGACCGCTTCAACGCCCGCATCAAGTTCCTCATGGACGAGTGGGGTCCGGAAAAGATGCGCTCGGTCCTGCAGGAGGAGTACGTCGACTTCGAACTCCCGACCGCGGGCGAGGACATGCGCGACCAGTACAGCTACAACACCGGGTCCCAGGACGGGCACAACGACCACGTCGGGATTCACGAGCAGAAGGACGGCAACTACTACGTCGGCCTGAACGTGCTGGTCGGCCGCATGGGTGCCGACGACGTGCTCGAACTCGCCGAACTCGCCGACGAGTACGGCTCCGGCGAGGTCCGCCTGACCCAGCGTCAGAACATCATCATCACCGACGTGCCCGAGGAGAACCTCGACGAGTTCACCAGCGAACCCCTGCTCGAGCACTACTCCCCGGACCCGTCGCCGTTCATGCGCGGCTCCATCGCCTGCACGGGCACGGAGTACTGCTCGCTCTCCATCGTCGAGACGAAGAACCGCCAGGTGCGCTACGCCCGCTGGCTCAAAGACAACGTCGAACTCCCCGAGGACCACAAGGACTTCCACATCCACCTCTCGGGCTGTACGGCCTCCTGCGCCCAGCCACAGATAGCCGACGTGTCCCTGCGCGGCATGAAGACGCGCAAGGACGGCGAACCGGTCGAGGCGCTCGACATCGGCCTCGGCGGCGGCCTCGGCGACGACCCGCGCTTCGCCGACTGGGTGGAGATGCGCGTCCCCGCCGACGAGGTGCCCGGCGCTATCAAGAACCTCGTCAACAACTTCAAGGACGCCCGCGAGGGCGGCGAGACCTTCCGTGACTTCGTCGCGGACCGCGACGAGGAGACGCTGGCCGAGATGGTCGAACCCGAGGAGACGGACTACGACGACCCGTACATGCACAACACGAAGATGACGTGGTACCCCTACGCCGAGGACGACGACATGCAGGCCTCGCCCGCGCCGACCGACGGCTCCGGCGAGCCCCTGCCGTCTGACGACTAG